The [Flavobacterium] thermophilum genome has a segment encoding these proteins:
- the rfbX gene encoding Putative O-antigen transporter, with protein MSDKKRLFENFLSLATLQGLNYILPLLTLPYLVRVLGPDNYGLVAFAQSFIQFFIILVDYGFNLSATNQIAIYRDNKKRVESIFSTVMTIKLFFMMISFFILCLLILLFPKFQNHKLVYIVTFGMVIGNVLFPIWFFQGMEKMRYITILNIIAKTIFTIGIFLLVKHRDDILFVPLLNSLGTILIGFISSGMIKRNFGVNFIYPSWSDIKYQLKEGWHVFISTVAISLYTVSNTFILGLFTNNTVVGYYASAEKIINAATGIINPISQAIYPYISRLMAESPKKGLIFIRKILLIVGGCTFLISLMIFVFTENIVDIALGDNYRQSVIVLKIIAFLPFIIGLSNIFGIQTMLTLGYKKAFSNILMLASILNIFSAIILVPVFKHIGTAFGVAISEFFVTLTMFMYLHSKGIKLLEGKHV; from the coding sequence ATGTCTGATAAAAAAAGATTATTTGAAAACTTTCTATCTTTAGCAACTTTGCAAGGACTAAATTATATACTTCCTTTGCTTACACTACCTTATTTAGTGAGGGTTTTAGGTCCGGACAACTACGGATTAGTGGCGTTTGCTCAATCATTTATTCAGTTTTTTATTATTTTAGTTGACTATGGATTTAATCTGTCTGCTACAAATCAAATTGCGATTTATAGAGACAATAAAAAAAGAGTTGAAAGTATTTTCAGTACTGTTATGACTATTAAGTTATTCTTTATGATGATAAGTTTCTTTATACTTTGTTTATTGATCTTGCTATTCCCAAAATTTCAAAACCATAAACTAGTATATATAGTAACATTCGGAATGGTTATCGGTAACGTTCTTTTCCCTATTTGGTTTTTTCAAGGAATGGAAAAAATGAGGTATATTACTATTCTGAATATCATTGCTAAAACGATTTTCACGATAGGCATTTTCTTGTTAGTAAAACATCGCGATGATATCCTATTTGTTCCATTGCTTAACTCTCTCGGGACTATACTAATTGGATTTATATCTTCAGGCATGATCAAAAGGAATTTTGGCGTAAATTTTATATATCCTAGCTGGAGCGATATTAAGTACCAATTAAAAGAAGGATGGCATGTATTTATTTCTACAGTAGCTATTAGCTTATATACAGTTAGCAACACATTTATTCTCGGTTTATTTACTAATAATACAGTTGTAGGATATTATGCAAGCGCTGAAAAAATAATAAATGCTGCGACTGGGATTATCAATCCAATTTCACAAGCGATTTATCCTTATATTAGCCGATTAATGGCAGAAAGCCCTAAGAAAGGGTTAATCTTTATAAGAAAAATTCTTTTGATAGTCGGTGGTTGTACCTTCCTAATATCTTTAATGATTTTTGTATTTACGGAAAACATAGTAGATATTGCTTTAGGAGATAATTACAGGCAATCTGTTATTGTGCTAAAAATTATTGCTTTTTTACCATTTATAATAGGATTGAGTAACATTTTCGGTATCCAAACGATGTTGACTCTAGGATACAAGAAAGCTTTCTCAAATATTTTAATGCTAGCTAGTATATTAAATATTTTCTCAGCCATCATTTTGGTACCTGTGTTTAAACATATAGGAACAGCTTTTGGTGTCGCTATTTCGGAGTTTTTTGTTACTTTGACAATGTTTATGTATTTGCATTCAAAAGGAATTAAACTTCTGGAGGGTAAACATGTTTGA
- the gtaB_2 gene encoding UTP--glucose-1-phosphate uridylyltransferase produces the protein MKKVRKAIIPAAGLGTRFLPATKAMPKEMLPIVDKPTIQYIVEEAIASGIEDIIIVTGKGKRAIEDHFDNAFELEQNLIQKGKYDLLEKVKEPSKVDIHYIRQKEPKGLGHAVWCARNFIGDEPFAVLLGDDIVQAETPCLKQLIDQYEQTLSSVIGVKQVPDNETHRYGIIDPSEQNGRRYQVRQFVEKPAPGTAPSNLAIMGRYILTPEIFLFLEKQETGAGGEIQLTDAIQKLNEIQRVFAYEFEGKRYDVGEKLGFIQTTIEFALQHDELREDLIQFMERVLNDLKVEEKRRTGELAKSNTAQDAVVSNQRVEYTFFQSLEDTSKLYAITKRTMDIVGAIIGLVLTSPLFLIISIFYLFGESKGPIFFKQVRVGKNGKRFHIYKFRSMIVNAEEKLKADKELYEKYVRNNYKLEPHEDPRITNLGRFLRKTSLDEIPQLINVLKGEMSLVGPRPVVEEELKEYGREVSKFLSVKPGITGYWQVSGRSEVGYPERVEVELFYVYNQSLFLDIVILVKTVLMVLLRKGAY, from the coding sequence ATGAAAAAAGTGCGCAAAGCGATCATCCCGGCGGCGGGCTTAGGCACGCGCTTCCTCCCGGCGACGAAGGCGATGCCGAAGGAGATGCTGCCGATTGTTGACAAGCCAACGATTCAATATATCGTCGAAGAAGCGATCGCATCCGGCATCGAAGATATTATCATCGTCACAGGAAAAGGAAAACGCGCAATCGAAGACCATTTCGACAACGCTTTTGAGCTTGAACAAAACTTAATTCAAAAAGGCAAATACGACTTACTCGAAAAAGTAAAAGAACCATCGAAAGTCGACATTCATTACATCCGCCAAAAAGAACCGAAAGGACTTGGCCACGCCGTTTGGTGCGCCCGCAACTTTATCGGCGACGAACCGTTTGCCGTTCTGCTTGGTGACGACATCGTCCAAGCGGAAACACCGTGCTTAAAGCAATTAATCGACCAATACGAACAAACACTTAGCTCTGTCATCGGCGTCAAACAAGTGCCCGACAACGAAACACACCGCTACGGCATCATCGACCCGAGCGAACAAAACGGCCGCCGCTACCAAGTGCGCCAATTCGTCGAAAAACCAGCGCCCGGCACTGCACCGTCCAACTTAGCGATCATGGGAAGATACATCCTCACACCAGAAATCTTCTTATTTCTTGAAAAACAAGAAACCGGCGCCGGAGGAGAAATCCAGCTCACCGACGCGATTCAAAAATTGAACGAAATTCAACGTGTCTTCGCCTACGAATTCGAAGGCAAGCGCTACGACGTCGGCGAAAAGCTTGGATTTATCCAAACGACGATTGAGTTTGCGTTGCAGCATGATGAATTAAGAGAAGACCTTATTCAATTCATGGAGAGAGTACTAAATGATCTGAAAGTAGAAGAGAAAAGGAGGACCGGGGAGTTGGCAAAGTCGAATACCGCACAGGATGCGGTTGTTTCTAATCAAAGAGTAGAATACACTTTCTTTCAAAGTTTAGAAGATACATCTAAACTATACGCTATTACGAAAAGAACAATGGATATTGTTGGAGCAATCATTGGACTTGTTTTAACAAGTCCACTTTTTTTGATTATCAGCATCTTCTACTTATTCGGTGAATCGAAAGGCCCAATTTTCTTCAAACAAGTTCGTGTAGGAAAAAACGGAAAAAGATTTCATATTTATAAATTTCGCTCGATGATTGTCAATGCAGAGGAAAAACTGAAAGCAGATAAAGAACTGTATGAAAAATATGTAAGAAACAATTATAAGTTAGAACCGCACGAAGATCCAAGAATTACAAATTTAGGACGCTTCTTACGCAAAACGAGTCTTGATGAAATTCCCCAACTGATTAACGTGTTAAAAGGGGAAATGAGTTTAGTTGGACCGAGACCAGTGGTTGAAGAAGAACTAAAAGAATACGGAAGAGAGGTTTCAAAGTTTTTATCAGTTAAGCCAGGAATTACAGGTTATTGGCAGGTAAGCGGAAGAAGTGAAGTCGGGTATCCTGAAAGAGTAGAAGTGGAATTATTTTATGTATATAACCAATCGTTGTTTTTAGATATAGTGATTCTCGTAAAAACAGTTTTGATGGTCCTTTTAAGAAAGGGAGCTTATTGA
- a CDS encoding Uncharacterized conserved protein, with product MEQTWALKVERFGKIKQGEIDIAPLMLFVGDNNSGKSYLMSLLWGVLSEGRKLFPKDPPNTSTYKEIDRFLESSIGDDCLIQDREAQLFVQWFNDVLRNKKSELVRTIFRRKIPIGSLSIERYRRSEPLRIIFEKKDSLQGARFSTGKHYIRIPYTDRSKGQATERYRMAQYITWNLLKENTRCNVSLPRHAIMASRR from the coding sequence ATGGAACAAACTTGGGCGTTAAAGGTTGAGCGATTTGGAAAGATCAAACAGGGGGAAATCGATATTGCCCCGTTGATGTTGTTTGTCGGCGACAACAACAGTGGGAAAAGCTATCTGATGTCGCTTCTTTGGGGGGTGTTGTCCGAGGGGCGCAAGCTGTTTCCAAAAGACCCTCCGAACACGTCCACGTACAAGGAAATCGATCGCTTTCTTGAATCGTCTATCGGCGATGACTGCCTCATCCAAGACCGTGAAGCGCAACTGTTTGTCCAATGGTTTAATGATGTTCTCAGAAACAAAAAAAGCGAGTTGGTTCGAACGATTTTTCGGCGCAAAATCCCGATCGGTTCGTTAAGCATCGAGCGGTACCGCCGTTCTGAACCGCTGCGAATCATCTTTGAAAAGAAAGATTCGCTCCAAGGCGCTCGTTTTTCGACGGGGAAACACTATATTCGCATCCCGTATACGGATCGAAGCAAGGGACAAGCGACAGAGCGGTATCGCATGGCTCAATACATTACGTGGAATTTGCTGAAGGAGAATACACGTTGTAACGTTTCCCTGCCGCGCCATGCTATAATGGCGTCAAGGAGGTGA